Genomic segment of Pochonia chlamydosporia 170 chromosome 1, whole genome shotgun sequence:
ttcaacaatcGTCACAACCAAGGTGttcacatccaccacattTCACTTTAACATACAACTCTTTCAACAATACGTACGCGGCGCTCTTtgccaacatcaccaccacagcacCCGCGCTGCAAGTCAACACAATGAGACCAACGCTTCAACATGCATATATACCGAGAACTGTTCCCGCACGGCACTACACACAGCCTCGTTTTTCGCCGTGTCACTGTCAAGGAATATACAAAGACAGGGTGTATAGTTCCGGTAAACTATCAAGATTGTATTCTCCATAGGAGAACCTCTCAGCAGCATCCCAAAATGATTTTCTCAATAATAGGCACATTCATTGCCAACTTGATCAAGATCACTGCCGTGGTTACTCTCATATGCTGCTGGGACAGTGTATTACCAAATCGCACTCAAATCACGAGAGAAGAGGCGTCGTTGCCTGGTAAAGCCGTTTCTTATATCTTCCGTGCGACAAGGGAGTATGCGGTGCGACTTGTGAGTCAAACTTGTCCAATATCTTCTCTCTCACCAAATGCTAACGAATGCTTAAGATGAAGTTTCTGTGTAATTTATTCCCGTCTATTAGGCAACCGATATCTGCAACCACAAATACAGCATCGAGGTATGTACCATGCCCTTGCACAAAACCCTCAAGTAACTGACAACCGAAACCACAGTCCTCAAACGCCCCAAGGAGGCTCATATCAAAACAACCATGCTGCACCAATCGTACATCGACAATCTCgtggaaaagaaaaatgtCTACTAGACGCTCAGCACTGCCGTGCTATAGCCGCTCAGTGCAAGTTTTATGAAGACACACACGCAGCATCCACGGAAGAAATGACCCTCAAATACTGCGCCCAACACAACGACTGCCTCCTCGAGCAAAATAAACTCAAAACATCCATCCTGGATCAaagaaaacatcaaaacaGGCTTTTGAATAGAATAACTAGTCTTGAAAgagagaagcagcagaaacaagCCCAAATAACAGAGCTTGCCGATTTCATAAGCGGATGTTCCTGGCGACGTGACGACTTTACAAGGCAGCTGGAACACCGAGCCAGAATAACACACACAGCATACAGACTTGTCGATGAAAAACTAGCCGAGATCCAAGCACAATATCACACGATACAAAACGCCTACCGGGGTGGCCAGTTGGAGTTTGACGAGCGAGAGCAGGCCCATATCGTCGCGCTCGACCATAATGAACGCGACAACCGCCTGGGAAGAAGGATACAGGCGGGGTTTTGGCGTACGTTTAAGAACGGTTTGACGAGATTAGTTGACGCGGTAGACAGTGACTGCAAAAACCTACCGCTTACGCCGGCTGTATTGCAAGAGATAGAGCTTGCGAAGAAGAGGCTACAACCCGAGCTGGCGGCGGTTCGTGGACATTCAGAGTCTGGGAACGAGGCCATGTCCCAGCTTGAACGGGAGAAGCAGGCATGGGACACCGCTGAAAAGAAAATGTTGGATGGGATGAAAATGGAGGAGGACCACTCCGAGAACATATTAACCCATGTAGGGTCATCGAAAGACGGCATGGCCGCAAGGAACAGACACCGTACCAGGTTCGACGAATTTGATACTGTCAGGACTGGGGGAGCTGAAGTAAAGCCAGTTGATGTAAAAGAAGCTCGCCCACCCGGACGAGGACAGCCAAAAAAGACATTGGAACGGTTTTCAAAGCCCAGGGAACAGCGCGAACGTGAAAACTCGCTTCAGACAGAAGCGTGATCTCGTTTTTGGGAtcggcaacaacaaggacaTACCAAAGCTCAAAATCGCATCCCATGACACTGTGCGAGACTGATAGGAGAGCAAAGTTAACCAGACGTGTGCACAGCTTGTCGACATGACGAATAGGCGATATCTCGGGTCTGAGAGACCAGTTTAAACCTTTTGCGGTTGCGAGGATACTAGAGGGCCCGAAACGATGCCTTCGTTAGACACCTTCCAATATGAAACCACTTACGCGAGGGCTGAGGGAATTTATGCGTAATACAACAGCCTGCTAGGGTGTCAACTACCTGCAACACAAATATGGCTCCGATGCAGCTAGCCATGGCTCGCCTTGCGGCGCGATAGGGCCATTACACATTCGCAGCAGAGCTATTCATGTCCAGGAAGGTACAGGCAGTTTTTGGAAAAACAAGGCATGAAACAAGACGCCTTGTAATACGAGGCGCGAATTGACggcggccaagtttggttCGGGGTCAAAGAGGCTGTATCAAAGACAAAGGCCAGGCAGTTACATGCAAACAGAACATTGGGCTTACTAGGAGTTCAGTTATACACATCACAAAATAAACCATCGAGATTCAGAAGTTCTCTAACCTTAAAACTCGTTTTATCGCGGTATGTAAATTAAAAACGGATATTTGCTATCTGAGGCGTCATTATTTGTAGGGGTTGTCACTCTGGTTCAAAAGCCATAGCCGATGTTCAAACTCACAACCGTAATTCAATGAACAAACTTTACAGCTTGTAACGCAAGGGCCTGCCTTGAAAGAGAATTGAAAAAAGTCTCATAGCCCATTCGCACAATGTAATTTCTTCCGGCCCTCTGCATCACCACTGCTGGAGTCTCCCCCACCGGAAAACAGTAGCTCTCCTCGCAGATAAAAACTGTCATGATAATGGCCGTTCGTCCAGACGTGGCGGCAGTAATAGACGTCCACATGGCGATAATAATCGTCTGCCACCCTATGACTTCGAAATTCGCCAAATGACATCTCCTTTGCTGCCGACCGCTGCGGTACATTTGACAGTTCCTGTTACCCTCAAGTCGGTACCCTCAGAATATTGCCGAAGACTAACATCCAAAAGAGTCTTAATATCCCTATCACCAATTGTAAAAGGTCCTTGTGAAGGATTTGCAGGTTTCACTCCAATTGTGCAGTCTGTTGTCTGCAAGATTGGTGTAAATCCATTTGCATCCACGTTGGCCACCCGAAAGGTTCCATTCTCCGAGGTCCATGAACTGTAGAGGCTCGCACATTCTCGCCAATCCGCGGGATCAATGGTTGGAGATTCGGCAAAAGTTGATGGATCACAAGTAGATTGGGTGTTGCCGGCAGGATGCCATGATATACCCGTAGAATTGGTCGTGACAGGATACACTGGCACTCCCAAGCCTGTGTCCGCGAGGGAAAGGGCCACAGCTGCTAAAAGGTTGAGAGACATGAAAAACATGCTGTCAATTCCGGAATTTCGAAAAAGTCGAATCGGATCGAGTTCAATGAAATGAAACGCCTGCCGGCTTTGAAAGTGCGAGAATCGGCAGATGGAAATGAGATTGGTAGTACTAGTCTGGGCTGATGTTGGACTTGGGACGAAGACCCAGCTCATGTGTCCCGTGGTGGAGGGCAAGGCTAGCGAGAAGCAAACCAACTAGGTCCTGAATCGTACAACTTGAAAACGTCAATCTGATGTGAACAAGAGGAGTCAAAAGAGGGCTTCGGGGAGGAATTCGCCGGTATTTGTGTATGGTTGATCGTGCGACATGCACGAAAATGGCATACGAGGCACAAATGTCAGGAACGAGACTGGGGGCCGAGATGGATCGTAGATTCAATGATGATTGCCGCACCAGCCACCTTCACCAATGTGTTCTGGTGACCAAATCAATAGGAGTTGGAGCTGAGAGTAGGGAGCTCGAGCCAAAGTTGACGAGGACGGACCACCATCAAGTCATGGATCACGACTTAATTGGGACTTGCCCTCTTTCTCCTACTGTATCAAAAGCTTTTTAAAAGGCAATTAGGGAGTGATCCCAAATCAGGAAGGAGCGCCCAACAAACACACCTTGTGTAGCGACTCAAGGAGTCCTGATCAGCGCATTCACGAGTGCGAGCAACAAACTTCAAACCTTGTCGTcgaagtctggttggctgttGGTACCGATGATCTTGTTAGATCGCCACAGGGTTTCAAATTCTGATTCTTCAGTGGGAGGTGGCAGTTCGGTCCCAAGGATGGAAGAGGTATGTATGTTCGCTCAAGGCACAGCCGAGCAGTCAAATATTAATCAATGGACACAGGCAACTACAATCACTTCCCACAAAATATGGCGAGCATTTTGAATCCGCAGACAAGGTGCCATTTATGAGCCATCTGGCATGAATGACACCCTACTTAAGTGCGATAGGTGGCATTTCCCCGCCGCCAAATGCATTGTACGGGATCTTATGTCGCCATATATCATACTATAGTTACTCCGCGATATGGAGTGAGCTAATGCCCCCAACTGTGACCACCGTTAGCGACACTGGTTCTATCAGGCCGAAGGGAGTGTGCCGATGCATGATTCGCTCAAACTGACGATATCACATTCCATCTCTCGGCTCGTCTCTGCGGCACATGACTTGCAAGGTTGGGAAGGGATTATGCACAAGGCATTGCAGGGCGGACCACGTTAATATATGCAAAACCGATCCATGAGAATCCGGAAGGATCACTTGGTATGGCGAGGAAAGCAGCAAGCCCGATGACACGCCCATTgtttggcattggcatgggcTGGAAATTTGCCAAGGGGATAACACAACCTCAATGCCCATCATCATTTAATGCAATTTGCTGGCACCGGATAAATTACGTCCAAACACGCTCTTGCCCTGTTCGCAGAGGACTACTCTATCTTGGAGAATTGGCACCACATGGTTTGGGCATAGGCTTTGTTTTGGAGGTTTTTGTGGCTGTTGTTCTTCGGTGTGAGACAAGGGCGACGCCGTGCAGAAGCATGCTGGATTACGAGGTCGCATTCAGACTTGCGGCTGCTTCCATCCATCGTGGACGAATCGCCTCTTGGTTTCACAATGTCGGCCGACGATGGTTACACTCGGTTGTCACTGACGCAGCTCCGAGAAATCGATTTGACAAGCTTCAGCCAAAAAGGAAACGTATCAAATGTTGGGCTTGGCACTAATCTTGAGGGGGCCGATTGCACAGTTTGGCTGGACTGCTTGTGTCCCGGAATTAAATTATTTCATCATAGCCCGCTCAGCCAAATTGGTTCACTCAGTGAGCCTTTCCGGGGACTGGGCCGGCGGCTGGAAACTTTCGCCGGTAATGCCTGGATTGATGCAAGGGAAGAGAACTAACTCCATGGGAAGATCTTCATTGAATGCTGCATGGCTCGTCTGTGCTACCCGATTTAGAGGCGCGCTGAGTGGTATGACGACATGGCGGGGATTGCGAGACCCTCGACACACTTCATGACAGCATCCATGGCTAGGCAGCTGCTTTTTCCAAGAGCGAAGAGCCGAGAGTGTGCCCGACAATTTGGCTATGACAGCGTCAAGAGCTACAAATGAACCAAAGCTCGTGTGTCAGGTCCAAGACTACAACATGTAGAACGGGTGATTCAGTCTCATCTTGAGGAGCCCTGGGATTACGAGGGCTGTGTTGACGCTGCACTGCCAATGTGTTGTTTCTTTGGGCGAACATGACATTTGTCTTGAcccaaaaataaaaaagagaCATATCTCTGATTCGAAAGGAGGAGCCACCGATATCCGGGAGGACTTCAATTGCAGATGAAAACAAGGCAGAACAGGCATGTCGGACTTTGGCTGTGTGTGGCCAACACGGGGATGCCCTCCTTGGCCACCAACAGACCCAATGTCTCCCCCATCCGGAGTGGCATGATCCGAGTTTGTTGGACGGACCCATCGGATTGGGGATCTTATAGCGACGGCGAGGGCTCCGTGATCCGTAGAGGCTGGCTTTCTCCGGTTTTCTGGTCAAACTTGTGGAGAGCATCCAATTACTAGTTCTCGGACCCCCCCATGTCCGATGAGGGATGAGGGATGCGGAGGACTAACAGCTTACGTATCGACCCGACGGTAGTTCACGTTCACGGATAATGGGCTGACATGATACTTCGTCATGAAATGTTGCTGGAAGGCGATCCGGAGCGGGCACTTGGACAAGACAATGAATATCCTGCTTCAAAGACTTGAGCCCATCCCAATCCGATACCGACAACTTCAGCCGCGATACCACATTCCCGCTTCGACGCAATCGGAGAGCTAGATGCGAGACGCACCTCAGCATCACATCACTTAGCGGCTCTAGAACAAGCTGCTTCACCATTCGTACACTCAACAAATGGTTTGTGTGACCAGACAACCGTCATCATGGAGAAGTCCAGCAACCAcgccagcaacaccagcactATCAAGAAGCTAGTCGGGCGCCTTCGTGGAAGTAGTGCAAGCGCGCCGAACACTCCGCCAAgggaagacgacgatgcaGGCCATTTATCACGACCGCCATCCTTCCGAATCCATACGCCTCGAATGTCCAGGTCCCCCGACTCGCAATGCAGTTCGTCGACGAAGAAACGACGAGGCAAAAATGGCCATAAAGTACGAGACGCTCAACAGGCTTTGGAGTTGTGGAACGGCGCATACGACGCCTTGCGAGACGACCCTAGCTGCACCGGACTAGTTATTGCGTACGAGAACATCATATCACAGGAGCTGCCAGATCGCCTGAAAATGGGCGGCCTAAACTCGTCGTTCCGGGGCAAGACGGCCGACCAGAGGTTAGAATTACTGACAGCCATTACCTCGGCGGGGCTCGAGAAACGGAGAGGCTCCAAATCCAGTCAAGCCGacgatgttgccaagataATACTGGACGCTGCGAGGGAGCAGGTTGAATCGGTTCTTCCGGAATACCAGGCCGCATCAGTGGCATGGACGGGGTTTTGCACATTAACACCGGTGAGTACAGTCGCATATTTGGACTTGAGTAGAGGTGATGAGCATGTTCACTAAAGTGAAACTACTCTAGCTCCTACTAGACCCGATAGTAAATCGGGACAATTTCAGAACCGGCCTGGTGCACGTCGTTGGTCGTATATCGTGGTACATGCATCTTGCACAGTTGCTCCTCACGAGCTCGTGGGAGTCGGACCAGAAGTTTCGAGAGCAGCAAAGCGCAGTCAGAGAGAAACTAGTCAAACTTTACCGAAAGGTACTGGAGCTTGAGATGAACTGCGTGTGCGCAACGGCGAGTGCCTGGAACACGGCGGCTAAAAACGTAGTTGGCTGGAATACGATGGATAAGTTGGTCACGACTCTTCTGGACCTTGACGAGCAAGTGGTGGGAATCGTCAAAAACCATTGTGCAGGAAGAATGCAGGAGAACATTTTGGAA
This window contains:
- a CDS encoding yebO-like protein domain-containing protein; its protein translation is MIFSIIGTFIANLIKITAVVTLICCWDSVLPNRTQITREEASLPGKAVSYIFRATREYAVRLMKFLCNLFPSIRQPISATTNTASSPQTPQGGSYQNNHAAPIVHRQSRGKEKCLLDAQHCRAIAAQCKFYEDTHAASTEEMTLKYCAQHNDCLLEQNKLKTSILDQRKHQNRLLNRITSLEREKQQKQAQITELADFISGCSWRRDDFTRQLEHRARITHTAYRLVDEKLAEIQAQYHTIQNAYRGGQLEFDEREQAHIVALDHNERDNRLGRRIQAGFWRTFKNGLTRLVDAVDSDCKNLPLTPAVLQEIELAKKRLQPELAAVRGHSESGNEAMSQLEREKQAWDTAEKKMLDGMKMEEDHSENILTHVGSSKDGMAARNRHRTRFDEFDTVRTGGAEVKPVDVKEARPPGRGQPKKTLERFSKPREQRERENSLQTEA
- a CDS encoding ankyrin repeat domain-containing protein (similar to Cordyceps militaris CM01 XP_006666939.1) encodes the protein MEKSSNHASNTSTIKKLVGRLRGSSASAPNTPPREDDDAGHLSRPPSFRIHTPRMSRSPDSQCSSSTKKRRGKNGHKVRDAQQALELWNGAYDALRDDPSCTGLVIAYENIISQELPDRLKMGGLNSSFRGKTADQRLELLTAITSAGLEKRRGSKSSQADDVAKIILDAAREQVESVLPEYQAASVAWTGFCTLTPLLLDPIVNRDNFRTGLVHVVGRISWYMHLAQLLLTSSWESDQKFREQQSAVREKLVKLYRKVLELEMNCVCATASAWNTAAKNVVGWNTMDKLVTTLLDLDEQVVGIVKNHCAGRMQENILEQYRDLDTSSPRQSDSGVDAANRHPLQVTQVAG